One window of the Melanotaenia boesemani isolate fMelBoe1 chromosome 14, fMelBoe1.pri, whole genome shotgun sequence genome contains the following:
- the scinla gene encoding scinderin like a — translation MVHKEFQTAGKKPGLQIWRVEKMDLKPIPPQLYGDFYTGDAYIVLYTTPAPSYNMHSWIGSEASKDESGAAAIFITQLDDHLKGAAVQFNEFQNQESVSFLGYFKSGIKYKKGGVASGFQHVVTNDMNVKRLLHVKGRRTVKATEVDMSWRSFNRGDCFIIDLGKDIYHWSGSDSNRYERLKTTQMANDIRDNERSGRAAVHMVEEGAEPEAVIRELGPMPQLPPGSCDTSAEQTKKNQASLYLVSDAAGSMKTTLVADRNPFKQEILSQSECYILDNGVDNNIFVWKGRNANTEERKAALTAAHQFIRDRNYSQKTQVQVMPAGGETTMFKQFFYRWLEGEATGQTYTAGRIAKVEQIPFDPSKLHSNNIMAAQHGMVDDGSGKVQIWRVEGSDKAPVDPSSYGHFYGGDCYLVLYSYNNGGKQKHLIYTWQGLKCTQDELAASAFLTVNLDESMGGVATQIRVTQGQEPPHLVSLFKDRPLVIHLGGTSRKSGDTKPGTTRLFHIRQSSTKATRAVEVVPTASSLNTNDVFVLKNPNSLFLWKGKGASPDEMAAAKYVASLLGGNASEVDETKEPAGFWAALGGKKDYQTSKALEKTVRPPRLFGCSNKTGRLVAEEVPGDFTQVDLATDDVMILDTWDQIFVWIGNDANMVEKTGAPKIAQDYVNSDPSGRRGISITTIKQGHEPPSFTGWFHAWDPKMWDKDLLKCMQAFTKKH, via the exons ATGGTACACAAAGAGTTCCAGACTGCAGGGAAGAAGCCCGGTCTGCAGATATGGCGGGTGGAGAAAATGGACCTGAAGCCCATCCCTCCTCAGCTCTATGGAGACTTCTACACTGGAGATGCATACATCGTGCTCTACACCACCCCGGCTCCATCTTACAACATGCATTCATGGATTG GCAGTGAAGCTTCCAAGGACGAGAGTGGAGCTGCTGCCATTTTTATAACCCAGCTGGATGACCACCTGAAAGGAGCTGCAGTACAGTTCAATGAGTTTCAGAACCAAGAGTCAGTCAGCTTTCTGGGTTACTTCAAGTCTGGCATCAAGTACAAG aaaGGAGGAGTCGCCTCGGGCTTCCAGCATGTCGTGACTAACGACATGAATGTGAAGCGTCTGCTGCATGTCAAAGGTCGTCGGACGGTCAAAGCCACGGAGGTGGACATGTCCTGGAGGAGCTTCAACAGAGGAGACTGCTTTATCATTGACCTGGGAAAG GACATCTACCACTGGTCTGGAAGTGACAGCAACCGCTACGAGCGCCTGAAAACCACTCAGATGGCCAACGATATCCGTGACAACGAGAGAAGCGGGCGTGCTGCAGTGCACATGGTAGAAGAGGGTGCTGAGCCAGAGGCCGTCATCAGG gAACTTGGACCCATGCCTCAGCTCCCACCAGGAAGTTGTGATACGTCTGCAGAACAGACGAAGAAGAACCAGGCGTCTCTGTATCTG GTATCTGATGCTGCTGGCTCCATGAAGACGACTTTGGTGGCTGACAGAAACCCTTTTAAACAAGAAATTCTCTCCCAGAGTGAATGCTACATCTTGGACAACGGGGTTGATAATAATATATTTGTCTGGAAAG GGAGGAATGCGAACACAGAGGAGCGGAAAGCGGCGCTGACCGCTGCACATCAGTTCATCAGAGACCGCAACTACTCCCAGAAAACACAG GTTCAGGTGATGCCCGCTGGGGGGGAGACCACCATGTTCAAGCAGTTCTTCTATAGATGGTTGGAGGGAGAGGCTACAGGCCAGACCTACACGGCAGGCCGCATTGCCAAGGTGGAGCAGATTCCCTTTGACCCCTCCAAACTCCACAGCAACAACATCATGGCTGCCCAGCATGGCATGGTTGATGATGGCTCCGGGAAAGTCCAG ATCTGGCGCGTGGAAGGAAGCGATAAAGCCCCCGTGGACCCGTCCAGCTATGGACATTTCTACGGAGGCGACTGCTACCTGGTGCTGTACTCCTATAACAATGGAGGCAAACAGAAGCATCTCATCTACACTTG GCAAGGACTGAAGTGTACTCAGGATGAGCTGGCAGCTTCAGCCTTCCTCACCGTCAACCTGGACGAGTCCATGGGAGGAGTGGCTACGCAG ATTCGGGTCACCCAGGGCCAGGAGCCCCCTCATCTTGTGAGCCTGTTTAAGGACAGACCTTTGGTCATCCACCTGGGTGGGACATCCCGCAAGAGTGGTGACACCAAGCCTGGCACCACACGGCTCTTCCATATCCGCCAGAGCTCCACCAAAGCCACACGAGCTGTTGAG GTGGTACCCACAGCCTCCTCTCTGAACACCAACGATGTGTTTGTGCTGAAGAATCCTAATTCCCTGTTCCTGTGGAAGGGAAAAGGAGCAAGTCCAGATGAGATGGCTGCAGCGAAGTATGTAGCCAGCCTCCTGGGTGGGAACGCTTCTGAGGTGGATGAGACGAAGGAGCCGG CTGGTTTCTGGGCAGCACTGGGTGGCAAGAAAGACTACCAGACCTCCAAGGCCCTGGAGAAAACAGTCAGACCGCCGAGGCTGTTTGGCTGTTCGAACAAGACCGGCAGGCTGGTG GCAGAAGAAGTGCCTGGTGACTTCACACAGGTCGATCTGGCAACTGACGACGTCATGATTCTGGACACCTGGGATCAG ATCTTTGTTTGGATCGGCAACGATGCCAACATGGTGGAAAAAACTGGAGCACCTAAGATTG CCCAAGACTATGTGAATTCGGACCCCTCTGGTCGCCGTGGTATCTCCATCACCACCATCAagcaggggcatgagcccccctCCTTCACCGGCTGGTTCCATGCCTGGGACCCCAAGATGTGGGACAAGGATCTCCTGAAGTGCATGCAGGCCTTTACCAAAAAGCATTAG
- the zgc:109982 gene encoding retinol dehydrogenase 8: protein MSQKVVLITGCSSGIGLALATRIAKDEKKRFMVYATMRNLSKAEPLVEAAGRTLGRTLEIKQLDVCDEDSIKACVDSLPERTVDILISNAGMGLIGPIECQSLDEMKTVMDTNFFGLVRLLKEVLPDMKKRKKGHIVVISSVMGIQGILFNDVYAASKFAVEGFCESLAVQALRFNLNISLIEPGPVITEFERKVYDEGLKTDLSKADKVTADMFTNIYLKNYKQIFETLGQTAEDVAEHTHKIITMENPPFRHQTNTLYTPMTTLKYADPNGDLPIDTFYKMVFEHDKVFNASLNFLKLLRWRSRKSFTLEKDKNN, encoded by the exons ATGAGCCAGAAGGTGGTACTCATCACAGGCTGCTCCTCCGGGATCGGCCTCGCTCTGGCTACTCGCATCGCTAAAGATGAGAAGAAGAGGTTCATGG TCTACGCCACCATGAGGAACCTTAGCAAGGCTGAGCCGCTGGTCGAGGCGGCAGGTCGGACGCTGGGCAGGACCCTGGAGATCAAGCAGCTGGATGTGTGTGATGAGGACTCCATCAAAGCCTGCGTGGACAGCCTTCCTGAGCGCACGGTGGACATTCTCA TAAGTAATGCAGGGATGGGCCTGATTGGACCCATTGAATGCCAGTCTCTTGATGAGATGAAGACTGTGATGGACACTAACTTCTTCGGGCTTGTGCGATTACTGAAAGAAGTCCTTCCTGAcatgaagaagagaaagaagggCCATATTGTGGTCATCAGCAGTGTCATGGGCATTCAAG GAATCTTATTCAACGACGTCTATGCAGCTTCCAAGTTTGCAGTGGAAGGATTTTGTGAAAGCTTAGCAGTCCAGGCCTTGAGGTTTAATCTGAA CATCAGCCTCATAGAGCCGGGTCCAGTGATAACGGAGTTCGAGCGCAAGGTTTATGACGAGGGGTTGAAGACTGATCTCAGCAAAGCTGACAAAGTGACTGCTGACATGTTCACGAACATCTACCTGAAGAACTACAAACAGATCTTTGAAACCCTTGGGCAGACTGCTGAGGATGTAGCAGAG CATACCCACAAGATCATCACCATGGAGAATCCCCCTTTCCGTCATCAGACAAACACGCTTTACACCCCGATGACCACACTCAAGTATGCTGACCCCAATGGGGACCTTCCTATtgacacattttacaaaatGGTCTTTGAACATGACAAGGTCTTCAACGCCAGTCTGAACTTCCTCAAGCTGCTGCGTTGGAGAAGTCGGAAGAGTTTCACcctagaaaaagacaaaaacaactga
- the dr1 gene encoding protein Dr1 yields the protein MASSSGNDDDLTIPRAAINKMIKETLPNVRVANDARELVVNCCTEFIHLISSEANEICNKSEKKTISPEHVINALESLGFGSYITEVKDVLQECKTVALKRRKASSRLENLGIPEEELLRQQQELFAKARQQQAELAQQEWLQMQQAAQQAQMAAASASTAQQAGSSQDEDEEDDM from the exons ATGGCTTCCTCCTCTGGAAACGACGATGACCTCACCATCCCAAGAGCAGCTATCAACAAGATGATTAAAGAAACTCTTCCTAACGTACGAGTGGCCAACGACGCGAGGGAGCTGGTTGTTAACTGCTGCACAGAGTTCATCCACCTCATTTCCTCCGAAGCCAACGAAATATGCAACAAATCCGAGAAGAAGACCATATCTCCCGAGCATGTCATCAACG CCCTAGAGAGCCTTGGTTTCGGGTCGTACATCACGGAGGTGAAAGACGTCCTGCAGGAGTGTAAAACTGTGGctctgaagaggaggaaggccAGCTCCCGACTGGAGAACCTGGGCATCCCAGAAGAGGAGCTCCTCAGACAACAACAAGAATTATTTGCTAAG GCGCGGCAGCAGCAGGCCGAGCTCGCCCAGCAGGAGTGGTTGCAGATGCAGCAGGCCGCCCAGCAGGCACAGATGGCAGCAGCATCCGCCAGCACAGCCCAGCAGGCCGGCTCCTCTCAGGACGAAGACGAGGAGGATGACATGTGA